Proteins co-encoded in one Octopus bimaculoides isolate UCB-OBI-ISO-001 chromosome 7, ASM119413v2, whole genome shotgun sequence genomic window:
- the LOC128248304 gene encoding C2 domain-containing protein 5-like, translated as MPEVEDEALQDEPLILRVLDYDTYSAHDSIGKVYIDLNPLLIKNNPSLINGWFPIYDTMRGIRGELNFIVKVDLFSDFNRFRQSSCGVQLFCCKYHFNYCLVNCK; from the exons atgCCAGAA gtTGAAGATGAAGCACTTCAAGATGAACCTCTTATATTACG AGTACTAGACTATGATACATACAGTGCCCACGACAGCATTGGAAAAGTCTATATAGACTTGAATCCTCTGTTAATCAAGAACAACCCTTCATTAATAAATGGCTGGTTTCCAATTTATGACACTATGCGGG GCATACGTGGAGAACTAAATTTCATAGTAAAAGTTGATTTGTTCAGTGACTTCAATAGGTTCCGTCAGTCTTCCTGTGGAGTTCAACTTTTTTGTTGTAAGTATCATTTTAACTATTGCCTTGTtaattgtaaatga